From the Thermococcus guaymasensis DSM 11113 genome, one window contains:
- a CDS encoding nickel-dependent hydrogenase large subunit, which yields MKALGEVTLDKVCRIAGEAKLILYEEDGTVQDALFIATAPVRGFEKMVVGKNPLFAVEAVMRICGLCHASHGIAASEAIEHAIGIAPPRNGRLMREALGLINRAQSHALLFLMVAGDLIKEEKRDEVLFKLMDFHAKISDYLLKLGGAATHPPNLTIGGMLSVPKWSVFNNLKARFKDLAASWEAAEELLIDEDIQTEIADELREAKRPFKYLASGFFYGDRYNIEWEKVSSVPYYEFRKEEAARESTTLVSFYSGEKVETGPRARMVTYREFRDESLYGLHLARIEDTRLAIQRLGEILDEIRMEEPFRAGNITFRPGKGVGVYEAPRGTLIHYVELGEEGRVLKSRIVVPTMFNIPVMEEMAKGLSVKAAEAVMRLYDPCIPCTTHVVRLR from the coding sequence GTGAAGGCTTTGGGCGAGGTAACCCTCGACAAGGTTTGCAGGATTGCAGGTGAGGCCAAGCTCATCCTGTACGAGGAAGACGGAACCGTTCAAGATGCCCTCTTCATAGCGACGGCTCCGGTGAGGGGTTTCGAGAAGATGGTGGTCGGAAAGAACCCCCTCTTTGCGGTCGAGGCTGTTATGAGGATATGCGGTCTCTGCCACGCCTCCCACGGCATAGCGGCGAGCGAGGCCATAGAGCACGCCATAGGCATTGCCCCCCCGAGGAACGGAAGGCTCATGCGGGAAGCCCTCGGCCTGATAAACAGGGCCCAGAGCCACGCACTGCTCTTCCTGATGGTCGCGGGCGACCTGATTAAGGAGGAAAAGAGGGACGAGGTGCTCTTCAAGCTCATGGACTTCCACGCGAAGATCAGCGACTACCTGCTAAAGCTCGGTGGCGCTGCGACACATCCACCGAACCTGACGATAGGTGGCATGCTCTCCGTTCCAAAGTGGAGCGTCTTCAACAACCTGAAGGCGAGGTTCAAAGACCTCGCCGCAAGCTGGGAGGCCGCTGAGGAGCTTTTAATTGATGAGGATATCCAGACCGAGATTGCGGATGAGCTTAGAGAGGCCAAAAGGCCCTTCAAGTACCTCGCGAGCGGCTTCTTCTACGGGGACAGGTACAACATCGAGTGGGAAAAGGTCTCAAGCGTTCCCTACTACGAATTCCGGAAGGAGGAGGCCGCTAGGGAATCAACGACGCTCGTCTCGTTCTACAGCGGCGAGAAGGTTGAGACGGGACCGAGGGCGAGGATGGTTACGTACCGCGAGTTCAGGGACGAGTCCCTCTACGGCCTGCACCTCGCGAGAATAGAGGACACGAGGCTGGCCATCCAGAGGCTCGGCGAAATCCTGGATGAGATAAGAATGGAGGAGCCCTTCAGGGCCGGAAACATAACGTTCAGGCCGGGGAAGGGCGTTGGAGTCTACGAAGCCCCGAGGGGGACGCTCATCCACTACGTCGAGCTCGGGGAGGAGGGAAGGGTTCTGAAGTCAAGGATAGTAGTTCCAACCATGTTCAACATCCCGGTCATGGAGGAGATGGCGAAGGGTCTGAGCGTTAAAGCCGCTGAGGCAGTTATGAGGCTCTACGACCCGTGCATACCCTGCACGACCCACGTCGTGAGGTTGAGGTGA
- a CDS encoding NAD(P)-dependent alcohol dehydrogenase: MRGFAMVDFGKAEWIEKERPKPGPYDAIVKPIAVAPCTSDIHTVFEAAFPREMCEFPRILGHEAVGEVVEVGSHVKDFKPGDRVVVPAITPDWRTLDVQRGYHQHSGGMLAGWKFSNPLKEGGKDGVFAEYFHVNDADMNLAHLPDEIKPEVAVMATDMMTTGFHGAELADIPLGGTVAVIGIGPVGLMAVAGARLLGAGRIIAVGSRPVCVEAAKYYGATDIVNRREHPDIAGRILELTGGEGVDSVIIAGGNVDVMKTAVKIVKPGGTVANINYFGSGDYLPIPRIEWGQGMAHKTIKGGLCPGGRLRMERLLDLIKYGRVDPSRLITHKFKGFDKIPEALYLMKDKPKDLIKPVVIIEE; the protein is encoded by the coding sequence ATGAGAGGTTTCGCAATGGTGGACTTCGGCAAGGCCGAGTGGATTGAGAAGGAGAGGCCGAAGCCCGGGCCGTACGATGCAATCGTCAAGCCCATTGCAGTCGCCCCATGCACCTCGGACATCCACACGGTCTTTGAGGCAGCGTTTCCCAGGGAGATGTGTGAGTTCCCGCGCATACTGGGTCACGAAGCAGTCGGAGAGGTAGTCGAGGTCGGAAGCCACGTCAAGGACTTCAAGCCCGGGGACAGGGTTGTTGTCCCGGCAATAACTCCCGACTGGAGGACCCTTGACGTTCAGAGGGGCTACCACCAGCACTCCGGTGGAATGCTCGCCGGATGGAAGTTCAGCAACCCCCTCAAGGAGGGCGGTAAGGACGGTGTGTTTGCAGAATACTTCCACGTCAACGACGCTGACATGAACCTGGCACACCTTCCGGACGAAATCAAGCCGGAAGTCGCTGTCATGGCCACCGACATGATGACCACGGGATTCCACGGCGCCGAGCTCGCCGACATTCCGCTCGGAGGAACAGTCGCCGTCATTGGAATTGGACCGGTCGGCCTGATGGCGGTTGCCGGGGCAAGACTGCTCGGTGCCGGAAGGATCATCGCGGTCGGCAGCAGGCCGGTGTGCGTTGAGGCCGCTAAGTACTACGGAGCCACCGACATAGTCAACCGCAGGGAGCACCCGGACATCGCCGGAAGGATCCTGGAGCTGACCGGTGGAGAGGGTGTTGATTCGGTGATAATCGCCGGCGGAAACGTTGACGTAATGAAGACCGCGGTGAAGATAGTCAAGCCCGGAGGAACGGTGGCCAACATCAACTACTTCGGCAGCGGTGACTACCTCCCGATCCCGAGGATTGAGTGGGGCCAGGGAATGGCCCACAAGACCATCAAGGGAGGGCTCTGCCCAGGCGGACGCCTGAGGATGGAGCGCCTGCTTGACCTCATCAAGTACGGCAGGGTTGACCCGTCAAGGCTCATAACCCACAAGTTCAAGGGATTCGATAAGATACCAGAAGCCCTCTACCTGATGAAGGACAAGCCCAAAGACCTGATAAAGCCCGTGGTCATCATAGAGGAGTGA
- a CDS encoding NAD+ synthase, whose amino-acid sequence MRKLDYHEAIKKLVSFIREKTEKTGTNGVVIGISGGIDSATTAYLAAKALGREKVLGLIMPYYNNQDVDDARLVCSSLGIECREINIKPIVDTMVSQLGFQPDKKSLGNIMSRTRMVILYAHANAMNRLVLGTGNRSEFLTGYFTKWGDGASDYAPLINLYKTEVWEIAKLLGVPKRIIEKKPTAGLWEGQTDEDELGISYRLLDEILWRLVDLKMEKERIAEELGISIERVQYVEALVKRSEHKRRLPPGPEF is encoded by the coding sequence ATGAGGAAACTGGACTACCATGAGGCAATCAAAAAGCTGGTTTCCTTTATCAGAGAAAAAACGGAGAAAACAGGGACCAACGGCGTTGTTATTGGGATAAGCGGCGGCATAGACAGCGCCACGACAGCCTACTTGGCGGCCAAAGCCCTTGGGAGGGAAAAGGTGCTGGGCCTGATAATGCCATACTACAACAACCAAGACGTTGACGATGCAAGGCTCGTCTGCTCCTCCCTCGGGATTGAGTGTAGGGAGATAAACATAAAGCCGATCGTTGACACTATGGTTTCTCAACTCGGCTTCCAGCCGGACAAGAAGAGCCTCGGCAACATAATGTCCCGGACGAGGATGGTCATCCTCTACGCCCACGCCAACGCAATGAACCGTCTCGTCCTTGGGACGGGCAACAGGAGTGAGTTTCTGACGGGCTATTTTACGAAGTGGGGCGACGGGGCGAGCGATTATGCTCCTCTCATAAACCTCTACAAGACCGAGGTATGGGAGATTGCCAAGCTCCTAGGCGTTCCGAAAAGGATAATCGAGAAGAAGCCGACAGCAGGTCTCTGGGAAGGACAGACTGATGAAGATGAGCTCGGTATAAGCTACCGCCTCCTTGACGAGATACTCTGGCGTCTCGTTGATCTCAAAATGGAGAAGGAAAGGATAGCAGAGGAGCTTGGAATTTCTATTGAAAGGGTGCAGTATGTAGAAGCCCTCGTGAAGAGGAGCGAGCACAAGCGCCGTTTGCCTCCCGGGCCGGAGTTTTAG
- a CDS encoding TRAM domain-containing protein: MYGDRFGGYGNEAPVKVGERYRVKIESLGKGGDGIAKIKGFVIFVPNTQVGDEVEIVINSVKRKFAFAQVI, translated from the coding sequence ATGTATGGAGATAGATTTGGTGGATACGGAAACGAAGCCCCGGTCAAGGTTGGGGAGCGCTACAGGGTTAAGATCGAGAGCCTCGGCAAGGGCGGCGATGGCATTGCCAAGATAAAGGGGTTCGTTATCTTCGTCCCGAACACCCAGGTTGGAGACGAGGTTGAGATCGTTATAAACTCCGTTAAGAGGAAGTTTGCCTTCGCTCAGGTTATCTGA
- a CDS encoding ubiquitin-like small modifier protein 1, with protein sequence MKVTVRYFARYRSLVGKGEEEVELPEGATVMDLIEKIKKMHPVLRNEVFAEDDDLADVNVSRNGRYVRFDEILKEGDVVAIFPPVSGG encoded by the coding sequence ATGAAGGTCACGGTGAGGTACTTCGCCCGCTACCGCTCCCTCGTTGGAAAGGGTGAGGAGGAAGTCGAGCTCCCCGAAGGAGCGACCGTCATGGATCTTATCGAGAAAATAAAAAAGATGCACCCAGTTCTCAGGAACGAAGTCTTTGCCGAGGACGATGACCTTGCCGACGTCAACGTTTCTAGGAACGGCCGCTACGTGAGATTTGACGAAATACTAAAAGAAGGAGACGTGGTTGCAATATTCCCCCCGGTGAGTGGGGGCTGA
- a CDS encoding CGP-CTERM-anchored Cys-rich protein → MLPARPVGACFSPSDLYSVEVLLNKPGLEYNLSIEIPHEIEVDGKTFVLKVWNGSRGLHVRVEIPTVRHLGAYWTYSGAFVITSKAIEKLRDLGWVINESELRRGNATFKILHSGRECTSDSDCATGGCSGEVCGRKGEVEKIVTPCVYPLWYECFRLTSCGCVNGTCSWKPNPEFENCLKSHGVDPSKVIRAGPAKIVGEAPDPEELGEAVKELLNATGVNCINFELYSRSQEGPAYNTSEVSAPDVVKRVLEGLVEKGVVKGLTKEDIEDIAKVAEWGNAGWNSHIGWYETKNGGYAWIPYDESKDPVLVRFTGCGYWDVGGSNGSAESSVGLTNGTESTGTSAGTHLEGNNDQNSPSTSSTSSIKALCGPGLITLLSLWALMIVRRRK, encoded by the coding sequence ATGCTGCCAGCCCGGCCAGTGGGGGCCTGCTTCAGCCCATCTGACCTGTATTCCGTCGAAGTTCTCCTGAACAAACCCGGCCTTGAGTACAACCTTTCAATCGAGATTCCTCATGAGATAGAGGTCGACGGGAAGACCTTTGTGCTTAAGGTGTGGAACGGAAGCAGGGGCCTCCATGTTAGAGTTGAGATACCAACTGTTAGGCATCTGGGGGCGTACTGGACTTACTCTGGGGCCTTTGTCATCACTTCTAAAGCCATTGAAAAGCTCAGGGATCTGGGGTGGGTCATCAATGAGAGCGAGCTCAGGCGCGGGAATGCGACCTTTAAGATCTTGCACTCAGGGAGAGAGTGTACCTCTGACTCGGACTGTGCAACCGGCGGCTGCTCCGGGGAGGTGTGTGGCAGGAAAGGGGAGGTCGAAAAGATAGTAACCCCCTGCGTCTACCCTCTGTGGTACGAGTGCTTCCGGCTCACGAGCTGCGGCTGCGTGAACGGCACCTGCTCGTGGAAGCCGAACCCGGAGTTTGAGAATTGCCTGAAGAGCCATGGAGTGGATCCCTCAAAAGTTATACGCGCCGGCCCTGCGAAGATAGTAGGGGAAGCCCCGGATCCTGAGGAACTTGGAGAGGCCGTTAAAGAGCTCTTAAACGCCACTGGGGTAAACTGCATAAACTTTGAGCTCTACTCGCGTTCCCAGGAGGGGCCGGCCTACAACACCTCCGAAGTTAGTGCCCCCGATGTCGTGAAAAGAGTTCTCGAAGGGCTCGTCGAGAAGGGAGTTGTTAAGGGCCTCACCAAAGAGGATATCGAGGATATAGCAAAGGTCGCTGAATGGGGCAACGCCGGCTGGAACTCCCACATCGGCTGGTATGAGACAAAGAACGGTGGCTACGCCTGGATACCCTACGATGAGAGCAAGGATCCGGTACTCGTTCGCTTTACAGGGTGCGGCTACTGGGACGTTGGAGGGAGCAACGGTAGCGCAGAAAGTTCAGTAGGGCTGACCAATGGAACCGAAAGCACTGGAACAAGCGCTGGAACACATCTGGAGGGAAATAATGACCAAAATAGCCCTTCAACTTCCTCCACCTCCAGTATAAAAGCGCTCTGCGGCCCAGGACTGATCACCCTGCTCTCCCTGTGGGCCCTCATGATCGTAAGAAGGAGAAAGTGA
- the eno gene encoding phosphopyruvate hydratase, with product MENPFEITAVVAREILDSRGNPTVEVEVYTPVSMGRAAVPSGASTGTHEALELRDGGSRYHGKGVKRAVENVNKIIAPEIIGMDVTWQRDIDTLMLELDGTENKSNLGANAILGVSLAVAKAAANALGLPLYQYIGGTNAYVMPVPMSNVINGGVHAGNELDFQEFMIMPVGAKSFREGIMWVSETYHTLKKVIAEKYGKNAVNVGDEGGFAPPMKEVTEPLDVLIQAIEEAGYKPGDEIAFALDAASSEFYDEAKGKYVVSGKEYDRGELLELYRELVSKYPIVSIEDPFQEEDWEGFVMITKELGKKIQIVGDDLFVTNPKRIRKGIEMGAANALLLKVNQIGTLSEAIDAAYTAFRAGYGVVVSHRSGETEDATIADLAVALNAGQIKTGAPARSDRNAKYNQLIRIEEELEGIAVYPGKKFRNPFL from the coding sequence ATGGAGAACCCGTTTGAGATTACTGCAGTTGTGGCGAGGGAGATACTCGACAGCAGGGGAAACCCAACGGTTGAGGTCGAGGTCTACACGCCGGTGAGCATGGGTAGGGCTGCTGTTCCAAGTGGAGCCTCAACCGGAACCCACGAGGCCCTTGAGCTCCGCGACGGCGGAAGCCGCTACCATGGAAAGGGCGTTAAGAGGGCAGTTGAGAACGTCAACAAGATAATAGCCCCGGAGATCATCGGAATGGACGTCACATGGCAGAGGGACATCGACACCCTCATGCTTGAGCTCGACGGCACCGAGAACAAGAGCAACCTCGGTGCCAACGCCATACTCGGCGTTTCTCTGGCCGTTGCCAAAGCGGCCGCCAACGCGCTCGGACTTCCGCTCTACCAGTACATCGGCGGAACCAACGCCTACGTCATGCCAGTCCCGATGAGCAACGTCATCAACGGCGGTGTCCACGCCGGCAACGAGCTCGACTTCCAGGAGTTCATGATAATGCCAGTTGGAGCGAAGAGCTTCCGCGAGGGGATAATGTGGGTCTCCGAGACCTACCACACCCTAAAGAAGGTCATCGCCGAGAAGTACGGCAAGAACGCCGTTAACGTCGGCGACGAAGGTGGCTTTGCCCCGCCGATGAAGGAAGTTACCGAGCCCCTCGACGTCCTCATCCAGGCCATTGAGGAGGCCGGCTACAAGCCCGGCGACGAGATTGCCTTTGCCCTCGACGCCGCTTCCAGCGAGTTCTACGACGAGGCTAAGGGCAAGTACGTCGTCAGCGGAAAGGAGTACGACCGCGGGGAGCTCCTAGAGCTCTACAGGGAGCTTGTGAGCAAGTACCCGATAGTCTCCATCGAAGACCCGTTCCAGGAGGAGGACTGGGAAGGCTTCGTCATGATAACTAAGGAACTTGGAAAGAAGATACAGATAGTCGGCGACGACCTATTTGTCACCAACCCGAAGAGGATAAGGAAGGGCATCGAGATGGGCGCGGCAAACGCTCTCCTCCTCAAGGTCAACCAGATCGGAACGCTCAGCGAGGCCATCGATGCCGCTTACACGGCCTTCAGGGCCGGCTACGGCGTCGTCGTCTCCCACCGCTCCGGAGAGACCGAGGACGCCACCATCGCAGACCTCGCCGTAGCCCTCAACGCCGGCCAGATAAAGACCGGTGCTCCGGCCAGGAGCGACAGGAACGCCAAGTACAACCAGCTCATAAGGATCGAGGAGGAGCTTGAGGGCATAGCCGTCTATCCGGGCAAGAAGTTCCGCAACCCGTTCCTCTGA
- a CDS encoding PadR family transcriptional regulator: MPERSTRNMFLAPIRHLILVIVGFKGEAHGYEILKEIEKITHGTWKPSHGNIYTILSKMVEEGLLEPREEYHGKRKLIKYTLTEKGWKYLRKANELALQSLYMAVQYHEALRKKLEELGYGRELTKDAIEEYLKILDRVCDILDAKRRVLREMLEAKEKGREEA; this comes from the coding sequence ATGCCCGAGCGTTCCACGCGGAACATGTTCCTCGCTCCCATCAGGCACCTGATACTCGTTATAGTCGGGTTCAAGGGCGAGGCTCATGGGTACGAAATCCTCAAGGAGATCGAGAAGATAACCCATGGTACATGGAAGCCGAGCCACGGTAACATTTACACCATACTAAGCAAAATGGTCGAAGAAGGTCTTTTAGAGCCGAGGGAGGAGTATCATGGAAAGCGAAAGCTCATCAAGTACACCCTCACCGAAAAGGGGTGGAAATACCTCAGGAAGGCAAACGAACTGGCGCTCCAATCCCTCTACATGGCCGTCCAGTACCACGAGGCGCTGAGGAAAAAACTGGAGGAGCTTGGCTACGGGCGGGAGCTCACAAAGGATGCCATAGAGGAATACCTTAAGATCCTCGACAGGGTCTGCGATATACTGGACGCAAAGAGAAGGGTCCTCAGGGAGATGCTTGAAGCAAAGGAGAAAGGGAGAGAGGAAGCCTAA
- a CDS encoding MMPL family transporter, producing the protein MAWNEWIAKHPKTVLAIWVVLILILAPFAAKISELTDYSTEQMVSHKIESIKVQDIISEEFAEAQNKNMTYLIITNISVNDENARNAYYAFKNRVEGRYATNVTSYYDALDMLWDMDYNLTLNITQMTANITGLLYKTVTGSEEGFEGVLNLTYYLKNTTEMTKNSLVGAAQGYLTLKNNLTSLWNQMILLRDALNQTDSAYVALHRNLTSTSEMLKGLNSTLAAMNEGLYTLNATYGPTYAGVIGVHKVLLQIGAYDRGNITPQEAQTIASQRGTTPELVYAVFNAVYPVYAQGGSLAVTDTLLANVTKAIVLTGTPDEQKFLVEAYGTGFYFGVEAFDEKAGSPYALQNMDASQLMTTISEIASQTLLSLPDIIAQSNQTVSVPGFGTLDAQTFASIVETAESLGPNPAPDAVENATVQIALALMTNMPENPLAGVENPEEVLKTLLVEGPTPELETELLISGMAGMVNDTAGQLVPLLVQTVMTYDPTAEGVLSKDTSILQDATLNVVEQMLSGTGFELDKNVLKAIYESNGDETVLEGLAKKLLKVGIVEQLGSSVPDAEKIAEKIVEVVAEDPEGIISGERLEEATIKVIESMSEGMAPEGVELNVSEIVKKLYEGADPKTVAEDLFLKGAEEQMNQMNTTAIPEEFKGVFMNLTRAVVENYPLSDKEIENLVKETVLSMISSYAKSNPYGVELKFNETLLADIAFHFKDNPNVITREDVKPLAEELWPVVKEKAGTYLDMLKSEDNTTILITFVPFGEPGPETDKYIYKAQNATKVKEIALEEFRKYFPDASGALGGTPVESHEMTEYGKKDNQRTSRASTLGALLVLFILMGGALLATLLPFTGVATSALTALGIAYLLTKGGLLNIGSWAQMLTITTALGLGIDYSTYYVHRFKEYIAEGYDHEKAVAEALKRAKDAVLASAFTDIIAFASFVLAWEFPIFQQIGIIIPLAVIAVLLASLTLIPAITALIGDKPIFWWPRHIKHVETLDVHERSRIAEWVVKHAKVVLLIGLLIAVPATYTFFTFEGTHDMSLFLPEGSETLTFMQLSQEKLGAAITSPNYVIIDLGHNITDDDLKVIDEITAHITTMEGVKAVYSPTRPYGDPVSNLTLSAVKELGGERFISSKGDKVMIQIDPVYRPTDDRAKDLVKALRSYMAELEKEGKIKEGLVGGGAALSMDLTSRINDIFWHRIIPVALVLMFLSLIPTLKGLPAVVSTMMTIFLGVMTSIWVSTWLFGNVFNKEVMWFLPLLVFVVLMGVGIDYNSFYLVKARDEFERRSPKDALVVAAGTMDTLVIGLAIVLASTYGALMLSSTWGMREIGFALAAGVLLTATMAVYFIGPAFMSLFGEKAWWPLFKNHKEAKKD; encoded by the coding sequence ATGGCCTGGAACGAGTGGATAGCAAAACACCCAAAAACGGTGCTGGCAATTTGGGTGGTGCTCATCCTTATTCTAGCACCGTTCGCGGCAAAAATTAGTGAGCTCACCGACTACAGCACAGAGCAGATGGTATCCCACAAAATAGAATCCATCAAAGTCCAAGATATCATAAGCGAAGAGTTCGCTGAGGCGCAGAACAAGAACATGACGTACCTGATAATAACGAACATCAGCGTTAACGACGAAAACGCGAGGAACGCCTACTACGCGTTTAAGAACCGCGTCGAAGGAAGATACGCCACGAACGTGACCTCTTACTATGACGCCCTCGACATGCTCTGGGACATGGACTACAACCTCACGCTTAACATCACGCAGATGACTGCAAACATCACGGGGCTCCTGTACAAAACCGTAACCGGCAGCGAGGAGGGCTTTGAGGGGGTGCTCAACCTCACGTACTACCTCAAAAACACGACAGAAATGACCAAAAACAGCCTTGTAGGGGCCGCCCAGGGTTACCTCACACTCAAGAATAACCTGACATCCCTCTGGAACCAGATGATCCTTCTCCGGGACGCCCTCAACCAGACGGATTCTGCCTACGTCGCGCTCCACAGAAATCTTACCTCGACAAGCGAGATGCTCAAAGGCCTCAATTCAACTCTCGCCGCAATGAATGAGGGCCTCTATACTCTAAACGCCACATACGGCCCGACCTACGCGGGCGTGATCGGCGTTCACAAGGTTCTCCTCCAGATCGGCGCCTACGACAGGGGCAACATCACCCCACAGGAGGCCCAGACAATAGCTTCCCAGAGGGGAACAACACCTGAGTTAGTCTACGCAGTCTTTAATGCCGTCTATCCTGTTTACGCACAGGGTGGAAGCCTTGCAGTAACAGATACTCTCCTTGCAAACGTGACAAAGGCTATAGTTCTCACCGGAACCCCGGACGAACAGAAATTCCTCGTTGAAGCTTATGGAACCGGTTTCTACTTCGGCGTTGAGGCTTTTGATGAAAAGGCCGGCAGTCCCTACGCCCTCCAGAACATGGATGCATCTCAGCTGATGACAACGATCTCCGAAATAGCTTCTCAGACCCTTCTCAGCCTGCCCGATATCATAGCCCAGAGCAACCAGACGGTAAGCGTGCCTGGATTTGGAACCCTCGATGCCCAGACGTTTGCCTCAATAGTTGAGACAGCAGAGTCTTTGGGCCCAAACCCGGCCCCTGATGCGGTTGAAAACGCAACCGTTCAGATTGCCCTTGCACTTATGACAAACATGCCAGAGAACCCGCTTGCGGGCGTTGAAAACCCCGAAGAGGTCTTGAAGACTCTCCTTGTGGAGGGGCCCACTCCCGAGCTTGAGACCGAACTCCTGATCTCAGGGATGGCGGGCATGGTTAACGATACCGCCGGCCAGCTCGTCCCACTTCTCGTCCAGACGGTAATGACGTACGACCCAACGGCGGAGGGAGTGCTCTCAAAGGACACCAGTATCCTCCAAGACGCCACCCTTAACGTTGTTGAGCAGATGCTAAGCGGCACGGGGTTTGAACTCGACAAAAACGTCCTCAAGGCGATCTACGAAAGCAACGGAGACGAGACAGTGCTTGAAGGCCTTGCCAAGAAGCTCCTTAAGGTGGGCATTGTTGAGCAGCTTGGAAGTTCTGTCCCGGACGCAGAGAAGATAGCGGAGAAAATCGTGGAGGTCGTCGCGGAGGATCCGGAGGGAATAATAAGCGGTGAAAGGCTCGAAGAAGCAACAATAAAGGTAATCGAGAGCATGAGCGAAGGCATGGCCCCAGAAGGCGTTGAGCTCAACGTTTCCGAAATAGTGAAGAAACTCTACGAGGGCGCCGACCCGAAGACCGTAGCCGAGGACCTCTTCCTCAAGGGTGCGGAGGAGCAGATGAACCAGATGAACACCACCGCGATCCCGGAGGAGTTCAAGGGAGTCTTCATGAACCTCACAAGGGCAGTAGTTGAGAACTACCCGCTGAGCGATAAGGAGATCGAAAACCTGGTGAAGGAGACGGTCCTCTCTATGATATCGAGCTATGCAAAGAGCAACCCCTACGGAGTCGAGTTGAAGTTCAACGAGACCCTTCTCGCGGATATAGCATTCCACTTCAAGGACAACCCGAATGTGATAACCAGAGAGGACGTTAAGCCCCTCGCAGAGGAGCTCTGGCCGGTTGTCAAGGAGAAAGCCGGAACCTACCTCGACATGCTCAAGAGCGAGGACAACACGACGATCTTGATAACTTTCGTGCCCTTCGGGGAGCCCGGCCCAGAGACGGACAAATACATCTACAAGGCACAGAACGCCACGAAGGTCAAGGAGATAGCCCTTGAGGAGTTCAGGAAGTACTTCCCTGATGCGTCTGGAGCCCTCGGAGGAACCCCCGTTGAGTCGCATGAGATGACCGAGTACGGCAAGAAGGACAACCAGAGAACCAGCAGGGCGAGCACCCTCGGAGCCCTCCTCGTGCTGTTCATCCTCATGGGTGGGGCTCTGCTTGCAACGCTCCTGCCCTTCACGGGCGTCGCAACCTCAGCGCTCACAGCGTTAGGAATAGCGTACCTGCTCACGAAGGGTGGACTCCTCAACATCGGAAGCTGGGCCCAGATGCTCACCATAACGACCGCCCTTGGCCTTGGAATTGACTACTCGACCTATTACGTCCACCGTTTCAAGGAGTACATAGCCGAGGGCTACGACCACGAGAAGGCCGTCGCAGAGGCCCTCAAGAGGGCCAAGGACGCCGTCCTGGCGAGCGCATTCACGGACATCATAGCCTTCGCGAGCTTCGTCCTTGCCTGGGAGTTCCCGATATTCCAGCAGATAGGGATTATAATCCCACTGGCGGTTATAGCAGTGCTCCTCGCCAGCCTGACGCTCATCCCGGCAATAACGGCCCTCATAGGCGACAAGCCGATATTCTGGTGGCCGAGGCACATAAAGCACGTTGAAACACTCGACGTCCACGAGAGGAGCAGAATAGCCGAGTGGGTCGTCAAGCACGCCAAGGTCGTCCTGCTCATAGGCCTCCTGATAGCGGTTCCGGCAACGTACACTTTCTTCACGTTCGAGGGAACCCACGACATGAGCCTCTTCCTCCCGGAGGGAAGCGAGACATTAACATTCATGCAGCTGAGCCAGGAGAAGCTTGGAGCGGCCATAACATCGCCGAACTACGTCATAATCGACCTCGGCCATAACATAACGGACGATGACCTCAAAGTGATAGACGAGATAACCGCCCACATAACGACTATGGAAGGCGTCAAGGCTGTATACTCCCCAACCAGGCCCTACGGCGACCCAGTGAGCAACCTGACGCTGTCTGCAGTAAAGGAGCTCGGAGGGGAGAGGTTCATTTCAAGCAAGGGCGACAAGGTGATGATACAGATAGACCCGGTTTATAGGCCAACCGATGATAGGGCCAAGGATCTCGTCAAGGCTCTGAGGAGCTACATGGCGGAGCTTGAGAAGGAGGGCAAGATCAAGGAAGGACTCGTCGGCGGAGGAGCGGCGCTCTCGATGGATCTCACCAGCAGAATCAACGACATATTCTGGCACAGGATAATCCCAGTAGCTCTAGTGCTGATGTTCCTATCGCTCATACCGACGCTCAAGGGACTGCCGGCGGTCGTCTCGACGATGATGACAATATTCTTAGGCGTCATGACGAGCATCTGGGTCTCAACGTGGCTCTTCGGCAATGTCTTCAACAAAGAGGTCATGTGGTTCCTGCCGCTCCTAGTATTCGTCGTGCTAATGGGAGTCGGCATTGACTACAACAGTTTCTACCTCGTCAAGGCCAGGGACGAGTTCGAGAGAAGGTCACCGAAGGATGCCCTCGTCGTGGCAGCAGGAACGATGGACACCCTCGTCATAGGGCTTGCAATAGTTCTAGCGAGCACCTACGGTGCGCTGATGCTCAGCAGCACGTGGGGAATGAGGGAGATAGGCTTTGCGTTGGCCGCTGGAGTCCTGCTGACGGCAACAATGGCGGTGTACTTCATAGGCCCGGCCTTCATGAGTCTCTTCGGCGAAAAGGCCTGGTGGCCGCTGTTCAAGAATCACAAAGAGGCCAAGAAGGATTGA